One Nocardia iowensis DNA window includes the following coding sequences:
- a CDS encoding sensor histidine kinase, with amino-acid sequence MGKKGSLARQLLALQLLIVLVLLAAVAAVVVAQVSETFRNTESRRMLGIAEDVAANPSLRVLLGDPKQHLRLAPFAAAAQVASGADVVAIARADGKVLTSQDPAEISRPLRLAGSTVTDGRAWVGEIDGSVIAHVPVIAQEQHRLVGYVAAQKKQPAMWQILVESFPGLLSLLGIASAVGVAGSLSVAWWLKRQTFGLEPAEITGLVEHREAMLHGIREGVVGLDQQQRITLVNDQAKALLTLGDVVGRSVYELGLNERILDVFTGKAEGADLIGLRRGKVLVMNRTPIRWDQHTLGAVVTLRDRTELVRLQDQLTENRNTADTLRAQAHEFSNRLHTIAGLIELGEYDEVHRYVDRVSANRDQWQARVTSKVGDPAVAALLIAKASLAAEQGVGLRLAESSELGEVDTALSADIVTVLGNLVDNALDALPGPGTSTGWIEVDLRQSDAAVHVVVRDSGPGVAPEIAQEVFRHGFTTKAAEEGGQRGLGLAITRQACVRRGGVVSVHNAEGAVFTATLPMVPEGRG; translated from the coding sequence GTGGGCAAGAAGGGCTCGCTGGCGCGTCAATTGCTGGCCCTGCAATTGCTGATCGTGCTCGTGCTGCTCGCCGCGGTCGCCGCGGTGGTGGTCGCGCAGGTGAGCGAGACGTTCCGGAACACCGAGTCGCGGCGGATGCTCGGCATCGCCGAGGATGTCGCCGCCAACCCGAGTCTGCGTGTGCTGCTGGGCGATCCGAAGCAACACCTACGGCTGGCGCCCTTCGCCGCAGCGGCGCAGGTGGCCTCCGGTGCCGATGTGGTGGCGATCGCCAGAGCCGACGGCAAGGTGCTCACCTCGCAGGACCCGGCCGAGATCAGCAGGCCACTGCGATTGGCCGGTTCGACAGTGACCGACGGCCGGGCCTGGGTCGGCGAGATCGACGGCTCGGTGATCGCGCACGTCCCGGTGATCGCACAGGAGCAGCACCGGCTGGTGGGTTACGTTGCGGCGCAAAAGAAACAGCCCGCCATGTGGCAGATCCTGGTCGAGTCGTTTCCCGGGCTGCTCAGCCTGCTGGGCATCGCGTCCGCCGTCGGTGTCGCCGGTTCGCTGTCGGTCGCCTGGTGGCTGAAACGACAGACCTTCGGGTTGGAGCCCGCCGAAATCACCGGGCTCGTCGAACACCGCGAGGCGATGTTGCACGGAATCCGGGAGGGCGTTGTCGGGTTGGATCAGCAGCAACGAATCACGTTGGTCAACGATCAGGCCAAGGCGCTGCTGACGCTCGGCGATGTGGTCGGGCGCAGCGTCTACGAGCTCGGGCTCAACGAGCGGATCCTCGACGTGTTCACCGGCAAAGCCGAGGGCGCCGACCTGATCGGACTGCGCCGCGGCAAGGTGCTGGTGATGAACAGGACCCCGATCCGGTGGGATCAGCACACGCTGGGTGCCGTTGTCACACTGCGTGATCGGACCGAACTGGTTCGGTTGCAAGATCAACTGACCGAGAATCGGAACACCGCGGACACGCTGCGTGCCCAGGCGCACGAGTTCAGCAACCGGCTGCACACCATCGCGGGACTGATCGAGCTCGGGGAATACGACGAGGTGCATCGCTATGTCGACCGGGTCAGTGCCAATCGCGACCAGTGGCAGGCTCGGGTGACCAGTAAGGTCGGCGATCCTGCGGTAGCCGCGCTGTTGATCGCCAAAGCCAGCCTCGCCGCCGAACAGGGGGTCGGCTTGCGGTTGGCCGAATCGAGTGAGCTTGGTGAGGTGGACACCGCTTTGTCCGCCGACATCGTCACGGTGCTCGGCAATCTCGTGGACAACGCGCTGGACGCGCTACCCGGTCCCGGTACGAGCACGGGGTGGATCGAGGTGGATCTGCGGCAGTCGGACGCCGCGGTGCACGTGGTGGTCCGCGACTCCGGTCCCGGCGTTGCCCCCGAGATCGCACAGGAAGTGTTCCGGCACGGCTTCACCACCAAAGCCGCCGAGGAAGGCGGCCAGCGCGGCCTCGGTTTGGCGATCACCCGGCAGGCCTGCGTCCGGCGCGGCGGCGTCGTCTCGGTGCACAACGCCGAGGGCGCGGTGTTCACGGCGACCCTGCCGATGGTCCCGGAGGGGCGTGGATGA
- a CDS encoding response regulator — protein sequence MIRVLIVDDDFMVAKVHSGYVSKTPGFAVAGVARTGADALRMIGELRPDLVLLDIYLPDIDGLSVLRGIRESAEATDVVVISAADDVDTIRAAMRGGVLHYLIKPFTYGALYDQLQHFAVLHTKLGVLSRAAQSDVDQVFAGRPRGSATLPKGLTAQTAELVAGVLRAAESDLSAQECADAAALSRVSARRYLEHFAETDRAEVRLRYGGTGRPERRYRWIAADPRQ from the coding sequence ATGATTCGGGTACTCATCGTCGATGACGACTTCATGGTGGCGAAGGTGCACAGCGGGTACGTCTCGAAGACACCGGGTTTCGCCGTCGCGGGCGTGGCACGCACCGGTGCGGACGCGCTGCGCATGATCGGCGAACTACGTCCCGACCTGGTGCTGCTGGATATCTATCTGCCCGACATCGACGGGTTGTCGGTGCTGCGCGGTATCCGTGAAAGCGCCGAGGCGACCGACGTGGTGGTGATCAGTGCCGCCGACGACGTGGACACCATCCGCGCCGCCATGCGCGGTGGAGTGCTGCACTATCTGATCAAGCCGTTCACTTATGGCGCGCTCTATGACCAGCTCCAGCATTTCGCCGTACTGCACACCAAGCTCGGTGTGCTCTCGCGCGCCGCGCAATCGGACGTGGATCAGGTCTTCGCGGGTCGCCCGCGCGGCTCGGCGACGCTGCCGAAGGGCTTGACCGCGCAGACGGCGGAACTGGTTGCAGGCGTTCTGCGCGCGGCCGAATCGGATCTGTCCGCCCAGGAATGCGCCGACGCCGCCGCGCTGTCCCGGGTCAGTGCCCGTAGGTATCTCGAGCATTTCGCGGAGACCGACCGCGCCGAGGTGCGCTTGCGCTATGGCGGGACCGGGCGGCCCGAACGCCGGTATCGCTGGATCGCGGCCGACCCACGGCAGTAG
- a CDS encoding tripartite tricarboxylate transporter TctB family protein yields the protein MSTGGPAGSGPGTSAGEQERGEGTASGGLTDWLRERSELAVAALLAGAGAVVIVDAMTMSTNFTQRGPVGPKAMPLAVGALLLLVAVVLAIDVLRGGKGEAEGGEDIDLSTPPEWRTVALLVGVFVANIVLIDIVGFPIAGTLLFWGAAYALGSRHWLRDPLVAVILALVTHVVFVQLLGVALPGGPLERVI from the coding sequence ATGAGCACCGGCGGACCGGCGGGCAGCGGTCCCGGGACGAGCGCTGGTGAGCAGGAGCGCGGCGAGGGGACGGCGAGCGGCGGCCTGACCGATTGGCTGCGTGAGCGTTCCGAGCTCGCTGTGGCCGCGTTGCTCGCCGGCGCGGGCGCCGTGGTGATCGTCGACGCCATGACGATGTCGACGAACTTCACCCAGCGTGGCCCGGTCGGGCCGAAGGCAATGCCGTTGGCGGTGGGTGCGCTGCTCCTGCTGGTCGCCGTCGTGCTGGCCATCGATGTGTTGCGCGGCGGGAAGGGGGAGGCGGAGGGCGGCGAAGACATCGACCTGTCCACGCCGCCGGAGTGGCGAACCGTCGCGCTGTTGGTCGGCGTGTTCGTCGCCAATATCGTGCTCATCGACATCGTCGGCTTCCCGATCGCGGGCACGCTGTTGTTCTGGGGTGCGGCCTACGCGTTGGGTAGCAGGCACTGGTTACGTGACCCGCTGGTCGCGGTCATTCTCGCGCTGGTCACCCACGTCGTCTTCGTGCAGCTGCTCGGCGTCGCGCTGCCCGGCGGCCCGCTCGAGCGGGTGATCTGA
- a CDS encoding tripartite tricarboxylate transporter permease, whose amino-acid sequence MDALGDLVAGFGTALTPTHLLLAAVGVLLGTAIGVLPGIGPAMAVALLLPITYSVEPTGAFIMFAGIYYGGMFGGSTTSILLNTPGETAAVVTAIEGYPMAQRGRGAQALATAAIGHFVGGITGTVLLVLLAPTVAKFAVNIGAPDYFAIMLLAFIAVTSVLGSSRVRGFASLGIGLTLGLIGLDPITGQQRLTFGFLQLADGIDVIIIAVGLFAVGEALWVAAHLRRRPGTAIPVGRAWLSRQDFDRSWKPWLRGPLIGFPFGAVPAGGAEIPTFLSYATEKRLSKHRDEFGKGAIEGVAGPESTASASAAGTLTTMLTLGLPTTATAAVMLAAFQQYGIQPGPLLFQRESELVWTLIASLFIGTVLLLVLNLPLAPIWAKLLRIPRPYLYAGILFFASVGAYAVSGDTVDLVLLLVIGVIGFGMRRFGLPLLPAIIGAILGPNAEQQMRRALQISDGALSGLVNTWFSIIVYAVIATILLWPLIAKGIRTLRGRGKPVEMDASAHS is encoded by the coding sequence TTGGACGCACTGGGAGATCTCGTCGCCGGATTCGGCACCGCACTGACCCCGACACACTTGCTACTGGCCGCCGTCGGGGTGCTGCTCGGCACCGCGATCGGCGTGCTGCCCGGGATCGGGCCCGCGATGGCGGTGGCCTTACTACTGCCGATCACCTACAGCGTGGAGCCGACCGGCGCGTTCATCATGTTCGCCGGGATCTACTACGGGGGCATGTTCGGCGGGTCGACCACGTCGATCCTGCTCAACACCCCCGGTGAAACCGCGGCGGTGGTCACCGCGATCGAGGGTTATCCGATGGCGCAGCGGGGACGCGGCGCGCAAGCGCTGGCGACCGCGGCGATCGGTCACTTCGTCGGCGGTATCACCGGTACCGTGCTGTTGGTGCTGCTGGCGCCGACGGTGGCGAAGTTCGCGGTGAACATCGGCGCGCCAGACTATTTCGCCATCATGCTGCTGGCTTTCATCGCGGTGACATCGGTGCTCGGCAGCTCGCGGGTCCGCGGGTTCGCCTCGCTCGGCATCGGTTTGACGCTCGGCCTGATCGGGCTCGACCCGATCACCGGACAGCAACGGCTGACGTTCGGCTTCTTGCAACTGGCCGATGGCATCGACGTGATCATCATCGCGGTCGGATTGTTCGCGGTGGGGGAGGCGTTGTGGGTCGCCGCGCATCTGAGACGTCGCCCGGGCACCGCGATTCCGGTGGGCCGAGCCTGGCTCAGCCGACAAGACTTCGACCGATCGTGGAAACCGTGGCTGCGTGGACCACTGATCGGGTTCCCCTTCGGCGCGGTACCGGCCGGGGGCGCCGAGATCCCGACGTTTCTGTCTTATGCCACCGAGAAGCGCCTGTCCAAGCATCGGGACGAATTCGGCAAGGGCGCGATCGAGGGTGTGGCGGGGCCGGAGTCCACCGCCAGCGCTTCGGCGGCGGGCACGCTGACGACGATGCTGACGCTCGGCCTGCCGACTACCGCGACAGCGGCGGTAATGCTGGCGGCGTTCCAGCAATACGGGATCCAGCCGGGACCGCTGCTGTTCCAACGGGAATCGGAACTGGTGTGGACGCTGATCGCGAGCCTCTTCATCGGCACCGTGCTGTTGCTGGTGCTGAATCTGCCGCTCGCGCCGATCTGGGCGAAGCTGCTGCGAATTCCGCGGCCCTATCTGTACGCCGGGATCCTGTTTTTCGCCAGCGTCGGCGCCTACGCCGTCAGCGGCGATACGGTCGATCTGGTGCTACTGCTGGTGATCGGCGTAATCGGGTTCGGCATGCGCAGATTCGGACTCCCGCTGCTCCCGGCGATCATCGGGGCGATCCTGGGTCCGAACGCGGAACAGCAGATGCGGCGGGCCCTGCAAATCAGCGACGGAGCCCTCAGCGGACTGGTCAACACCTGGTTCTCCATCATCGTCTACGCGGTGATCGCGACAATTCTGCTCTGGCCGTTGATCGCGAAAGGGATCCGAACTCTGCGCGGCCGTGGGAAACCCGTCGAGATGGATGCCTCCGCGCACTCCTAG
- a CDS encoding Bug family tripartite tricarboxylate transporter substrate binding protein, translated as MRTPKLLTACIGVFVAVALTACNGAGGSADKLTGVRIMVPNSPGGGYDITARTSAKTMEEAGIARSVEVFNLPGAGGTVGLGRLVGENGNGKLVMQMGLGVVGSVYTNKSPSKLSDTTPIARLLEEPDIIVVSKNSKYTDIKQLVGEWKANPGAVPVGGGSAPGGPDHLAPMLVAKAIGIEPRQVNYVPFDGGGELLASVLGNKIAFGVSGVGEYLDQIQAGELRVLAVTGAKRIAGVDAPTLKEAGINVEFTNWRGVVAPPGISDADRKALVDAYTKMHDSAQWKDAVSTNGWGDAFLTGAEFGTFIQQQTDQVGSVLKELGLG; from the coding sequence GTGAGAACTCCGAAGCTGCTGACCGCCTGTATAGGTGTCTTCGTGGCAGTCGCGCTGACGGCGTGCAATGGCGCGGGCGGCTCGGCCGACAAGCTGACCGGCGTCCGGATCATGGTGCCCAATTCCCCGGGCGGCGGGTACGACATCACCGCCCGCACCTCCGCGAAGACGATGGAGGAGGCCGGAATCGCCCGCTCGGTCGAGGTTTTCAACCTGCCGGGCGCAGGCGGCACCGTTGGCCTGGGCCGACTGGTCGGCGAGAACGGCAACGGCAAGTTGGTCATGCAGATGGGCCTGGGAGTCGTCGGCAGCGTCTATACGAACAAATCGCCGTCGAAGCTGTCCGACACCACGCCGATCGCCCGGCTGCTCGAAGAGCCCGACATCATCGTGGTGTCGAAGAATTCCAAGTACACCGACATCAAGCAGTTGGTCGGCGAGTGGAAGGCCAATCCGGGGGCGGTCCCCGTCGGCGGTGGCTCCGCGCCGGGCGGTCCTGATCACCTGGCGCCGATGCTGGTGGCCAAGGCCATCGGTATCGAACCGCGACAGGTCAATTACGTGCCGTTCGACGGTGGCGGCGAACTGCTGGCTTCGGTGCTCGGCAACAAGATTGCCTTCGGCGTTTCGGGAGTCGGCGAATACCTCGACCAGATCCAGGCCGGTGAGCTGCGGGTGCTCGCGGTGACCGGTGCCAAGCGGATCGCGGGCGTCGACGCGCCGACCCTGAAAGAGGCCGGTATCAACGTCGAATTCACCAACTGGCGCGGTGTCGTCGCGCCGCCGGGCATCAGCGACGCCGATCGCAAGGCGCTGGTCGATGCCTACACGAAGATGCACGACTCGGCCCAGTGGAAGGACGCGGTCAGCACGAACGGCTGGGGCGACGCGTTCCTGACCGGTGCCGAGTTCGGCACCTTCATCCAGCAGCAGACCGACCAGGTCGGCTCGGTGCTGAAGGAACTGGGGCTGGGATGA